The genomic interval GGCAAATCTTACTTCTTGCTCGCTTTGGTATAGTTGCACCGCGCATTCACTACTATCTTGCGGTAGATTGTCGGTATCAACAGGTACATAGATGGCATTTGGACATTTTTCATTGGATAATTGTGATTTGCCGTTTTCCATCCATAGCCATTCGATATTGCCTGGCGCGATGAGATTAACTGGCGTAAGCTTTTGCTGCTTCATAAAATTGATCCACATCGGCAAAGCGCCATTACCGCCACTTAGACCGGTGGGTTTATTGTCATCTAAACCGACCCAAATAACGCTGACCACATTGCCACTATAGCCTGCAAACCACGCATCGCGATAATCATTGGTAGTCCCTGTTTTACCTGCAAGATTGAGGTTATCACCGAGCGCCAGCGCCGCTTTGGCGGTACCTTGCTTGATGACCTGCTGCATCGCATAATTGGTGAGATAGGCAGCCGTGGGGTTGATGACTTGCTGATTTTTTTGTTCCATGCCCTGAACCACTCGTCCTTGGTCATCAATAATCGTGCGAATGGTATGAATTTCATGACGCAAGCCACCTGTTGCCAGTACTTGGTAAATCCCCAACATATCCATGGGTGATAGATTTACCGCGCCAAGCAAAGTAGATGGATAATTGGGCAATGGGCTACTGATACCCATACGGTACAATTGATTTAAAAAATTGGGAATACCGACTTCCATACCCACACGCACCGCAGCTTGGTTATAGGAATTGGCTAAAGCGCTGGTGAGAGGGATAATACCGTGACTGCCGCCACCGTAATTGCTGGGTGTCCATGTCTTACCATCGGTCATTTTTAGCACAATCGGGCTGTCATCGACACTACTTGATAAATTGTAACGACCCTGCTCAAATGCGGTTAAGTAAATAATCGGTTTGAGTAAAGAGCCAACTTGACGTTTGGCATCGATGGCGCGATTAAAACCGGTAAAATCACGACTACTTCCCACCACAGCGAGCAGTTCACCGTTGTTGGGATTGGCGCTGACTAGGGCAGCTTGCAAATTAGTGAGCTGTTTGGGATTACTTTTTTTTAACTGATTGACGCTTTGAATGACCGCACTGGTAGCGGTTTTTTGAACGTTGGGATCAAAACTGGTAAATATTCTTAACCCTTCGTTTTTGAGATCGTTGGCATCATAGGTACGGGTGAGCTCTCGTTTGACCACGTCTAGATAATCAGGAAAACGCGTTTTACCAATCACAGGATTGTAAGAAATGCTCAGTGGCTGTTGCACCGCTTCATCATATTGCTGTTGGCTGATTTTACCGGTTATCAGCATATTACTCAGTACCACGTTACGGCGTTTTAGGGCAGCATCGGGGTAGCGTAGCGGATTGTACTGGGTAGGGCCTTTGGCAAGTCCTACCAGCATCGCCATTTGGTCGAGTCGAAGCTCTTTTAGCGGACGGTTAAAGTAAAACTGCGAGGCAAGCCCAAACCCGTTGATGGAGTGATTGCCATTTTGACCTAAGTTAATCTCATTCATATAGGCTTGCAAAATCTCACTTTTGGTGTAATGCATTTCCAGCAAAATCGCCATCACCGCTTCATTGGCTTTACGTTTGATAGTACGGTCTGAATTGAGATAGAAGTTTTTAACCAGTTGCTGGGTGATGGTGGAGCCGCCTTGGCGTAAACCGCCCATAAAATTGCTGTAAATCGCCCGTCCTATCCCGCGGATAGACACGCCGTGATGCTGATAAAAACTGCGGTCTTCGGTTGCCACAAGCGCATCAATTAATGGCTGCGGATAGTCATTGATGGTTAAAACGATGCGGTCTTCATTGTTGTCTGGATAGATACCGCCGATAAAAATTGGCTCAACCCGCGCTACGCCCGATGGATTGGGATGGGTACTTTGTAGTTTTTCAATTTGGTTATCTTTGAGCGTGACCTTAATAATTTGCGATGGCTCAGTATCGTTGGCGGCAAATTTAAATTCGCGGGTATGAATATAGTACTCGCCATTTTTTTTGCTATAAGTCCCGGCATTGTCATAGTTTTTGTCAGGGGTATAGGTGAGTAAGTTTAACCAATTTTCCAATTCATCATTGCTAAGGGGATTACCCACCGTCAACGTTAATGGTTGCGAGTATACTTTTGCAGGGATATTCCAGCGTTTGCCCTCAAATTTTTGGGTGATGATATTATCTTGGCGCACCAAATATAACCCAAGCAACACCAAGCCGCCCAATACTGCCACCACAAAGATAAAGCTTAGGATAAACATCCCTTGTTGGTTTGAGTCATGCTGGAATTTAGGCGAGTTTTGGCGATTTTTAGCGGCAGAGATAACGGTTGAATTCATACAAAAATGCGTCACGATCAAGGGTATAAAAAAGTGCTTTATCATGACCCAAAATACGCCAAAATACAATGTAAACATCGTGCTATTTTGCCACGTTTATACAGGATTTTTGAACTTTAATAGACCGTTTTGGAGTACAATAACAGTCATTTTTGGGTGAGTTAGGGTTTTTGCCCTAGGGGTTTTGATGATGCCAAACAATAGCCAATTTGGGGCAAAACAATCGGATATTGAGCCGTCGGTTGTGACCGATGCGCCTAGCCGTACGCTTGTTGAAGCGGATAGCAAATTTACGACCACGTATCAAGATGTGGAGCTGGTGTTGCCAGATGAAGGGCATTGTTTTCATTGTGGCGACCCGCTACCAAGCCCGCCATTTTTTACCCATGTATTGGGTGAAGATCGGGCGATGTGCTGTATGGGCTGTCAGCTTGCTTCGCAAAGTATCATCGAGGCGGGGCTTGAGCAATACTATCTTGACCGCAGTGAAATCAATCGTACTGCCAGTCTCCCTGATTCGTTATATCAGCTGCAAGCGTATGACCACGATGATATCAAATCGCAATTTATTTACCATCAGCAAGGGCAAAGCGTTGCTGAGCTGTCAATCAGCAATTTGCGCTGTGCTGCCTGTAGTTGGCTGATTGAAACCCAGTTGTATCGCCTTGATGGCATGGATACTTGCCAAGTCAATCTCACCAATCAACGGATGCGCGTGGTATGGGATGACAAAAAACTGCCGATTAGCCAAATTTTGGCAAATGTGCAAGCCATTGGGTATGATGCCAAACCTTATCGGCAAGATACCCATGAGGCGATGCTCAAGCGAGATAATCGCCGTATGTTGTTTCAATTGGGGATTGCGGCATTGGGTGCTATGCAAGCGATGATGTTCGCAGTGGCGCTATATTTTGGGGAATATTCAGGTATCGGCGTCAACGATCGGCAATTTTTACGCTGGGTATCGCTGTTTGTTAGTATTCCTGTGTTTTTGATTGCAGGGTTGCCATTTTTTCAATCGGCGTGGTCAGCCATCAAAGCCCGCCAAGTCAATATGGATGTGCCGATTAGTATCGCCATTGTCATTACCTTTTTGGCAAGTTTATATGCGACATTGACCAGCACAGGCGAGACTTATTATGACTCGGTTAGTATGCTGATATTTTTCTTATTGGCGGGCAAATTTGTCGAGCACAATGCCAGGCTAAAAGCTGCCAATTTAGCCAATGATTTGGTAGTCGTCGAGCCTGTGTTGGTGGCAAAGCTGGGTCATGAAGCGCCGTTAGTGCTAGAGAATATCGATGCCTCACAAGTGACGCTGTATGCCAGTCAATATAAAGACCTTTTTTATCAGTCACTTAGTTTAGACCCTGCCAATAGGGGTGATAATGAGCAAATGGTTTCGGCGCAGTCGCTAAAAGTTGGTGATATTGTCCGCATTGATGCCGGTAGCAGTATCATCAGTGATGGTGTTTTGCTGTCAGATAGTGCCACGGTGTCCGAAAGTTTATTGACCGGGGAGAGTGATTTAATCGTCAAACGCTTGGGCGATAACATTGTGGGCGGTAGCCAAAATGACAGTCAGCCGTTTGTGATGCAAATTACCACATTACCCAATGACAGCCAAATGGGCGTGATTGATAGGCTAGTAAATCGCTCGCTTAGTGAAAAACCGCAAATCGCCTTAAAAGCAGACAAACTGGCACGCTGGTTTGTCGCGCGGGTACTGGTGATTGCCAGTATGGTGTTTTTGGCATGGTATTTTATTGAGCCGAGTCATGCCATTTGGGCAACGGTTGCCGTATTGGTCGCTACTTGTCCCTGTGCCTTGTCATTGGCCACACCCATCGCATTAACCGTTTCTACCAATCGATTAGCAAGCCTGGGGTTTTTGGCGACGCGCGGGCATACCATTACCACACTCGCTGAAGTCACCCATGTGGCGTTTGATAAAACCGGTACATTGACATACGGTCAACCCAATTTGATGGCGATTGAAACGCTGGATGTACCGTATAGTGTTAAACAAAATGTGTCAGTGGATTTTACTGAAGATGACACCAAAAACCAAGACGAGATAAAAAACCATTTTTTAAGTATTGCAGCGAGTCTTGAAGTGGGTAGTCGTCACCCCATTGCCCATGCGTTATTGACAATGACTCGGCAAATGCATTTGCCTGCTACTAGCGATTTGGTACACATTCCAGGGGGCG from Moraxella osloensis carries:
- a CDS encoding heavy metal translocating P-type ATPase, yielding MMPNNSQFGAKQSDIEPSVVTDAPSRTLVEADSKFTTTYQDVELVLPDEGHCFHCGDPLPSPPFFTHVLGEDRAMCCMGCQLASQSIIEAGLEQYYLDRSEINRTASLPDSLYQLQAYDHDDIKSQFIYHQQGQSVAELSISNLRCAACSWLIETQLYRLDGMDTCQVNLTNQRMRVVWDDKKLPISQILANVQAIGYDAKPYRQDTHEAMLKRDNRRMLFQLGIAALGAMQAMMFAVALYFGEYSGIGVNDRQFLRWVSLFVSIPVFLIAGLPFFQSAWSAIKARQVNMDVPISIAIVITFLASLYATLTSTGETYYDSVSMLIFFLLAGKFVEHNARLKAANLANDLVVVEPVLVAKLGHEAPLVLENIDASQVTLYASQYKDLFYQSLSLDPANRGDNEQMVSAQSLKVGDIVRIDAGSSIISDGVLLSDSATVSESLLTGESDLIVKRLGDNIVGGSQNDSQPFVMQITTLPNDSQMGVIDRLVNRSLSEKPQIALKADKLARWFVARVLVIASMVFLAWYFIEPSHAIWATVAVLVATCPCALSLATPIALTVSTNRLASLGFLATRGHTITTLAEVTHVAFDKTGTLTYGQPNLMAIETLDVPYSVKQNVSVDFTEDDTKNQDEIKNHFLSIAASLEVGSRHPIAHALLTMTRQMHLPATSDLVHIPGGGLQATIDGLSYRLGHHGFAVQSGLDDGLLPNLSKHQASTSVTLSRQDSLSKKWQPLAHFYFHDKVREGALATIKHLKDQGVQVLMLTGDPSAQAFEVARELGIDTVYKGLTPNDKVQHLKALQQQGHIVQMVGDGVNDAPVLAAANISTAMAGAADLAQVSSDSLVLNGQIQAVAKAREVAFKTDRIIAQNFKWALGYNFIVLIPAALGYVPPWLAAIGMSLSSLFVVLNALRLKRA
- the mrcB gene encoding penicillin-binding protein 1B, encoding MNSTVISAAKNRQNSPKFQHDSNQQGMFILSFIFVVAVLGGLVLLGLYLVRQDNIITQKFEGKRWNIPAKVYSQPLTLTVGNPLSNDELENWLNLLTYTPDKNYDNAGTYSKKNGEYYIHTREFKFAANDTEPSQIIKVTLKDNQIEKLQSTHPNPSGVARVEPIFIGGIYPDNNEDRIVLTINDYPQPLIDALVATEDRSFYQHHGVSIRGIGRAIYSNFMGGLRQGGSTITQQLVKNFYLNSDRTIKRKANEAVMAILLEMHYTKSEILQAYMNEINLGQNGNHSINGFGLASQFYFNRPLKELRLDQMAMLVGLAKGPTQYNPLRYPDAALKRRNVVLSNMLITGKISQQQYDEAVQQPLSISYNPVIGKTRFPDYLDVVKRELTRTYDANDLKNEGLRIFTSFDPNVQKTATSAVIQSVNQLKKSNPKQLTNLQAALVSANPNNGELLAVVGSSRDFTGFNRAIDAKRQVGSLLKPIIYLTAFEQGRYNLSSSVDDSPIVLKMTDGKTWTPSNYGGGSHGIIPLTSALANSYNQAAVRVGMEVGIPNFLNQLYRMGISSPLPNYPSTLLGAVNLSPMDMLGIYQVLATGGLRHEIHTIRTIIDDQGRVVQGMEQKNQQVINPTAAYLTNYAMQQVIKQGTAKAALALGDNLNLAGKTGTTNDYRDAWFAGYSGNVVSVIWVGLDDNKPTGLSGGNGALPMWINFMKQQKLTPVNLIAPGNIEWLWMENGKSQLSNEKCPNAIYVPVDTDNLPQDSSECAVQLYQSEQEVRFAAQQQQAMSEFGQSQQQRYDNIERRQTEADTIGDSPAAANRSQNEGGYTGNTQTNSDNPNIPNTPNNSGDPTNNNQPLNAAPRSQSWLEKSVKEMF